One Setaria italica strain Yugu1 chromosome II, Setaria_italica_v2.0, whole genome shotgun sequence DNA segment encodes these proteins:
- the LOC101762238 gene encoding basic leucine zipper 43, with product MLQQHHYHGAVAMANLHCLSSPNPAFHAHCHSNMIAMPPTPFHFSPSTFEPIHEAPAVVSNSPAGSGSAEDAYGGRMVMAEDERRRRRMVSNRESARRSRMRKQRQLTELWAQVVHLRGANRRLLDDLNQAMRGCSDMCCENAQLEKEKAELSTKLERLMQAQSTTTPSSSSEPQDDTSTE from the coding sequence ATGCTGCAGCAGCACCATTACCATGGAGCAGTGGCCATGGCCAACCTTCACTGCCTCTCATCTCCAAACCCAGCATTCCACGCTCACTGCCACAGCAACATGATCGCGATGCCGCCCACTCCCTTCCACTTCTCGCCTTCTACCTTTGAACCTATCCACGAAGCACCGGCTGTCGTCAGCAACAGTCCAGCCGGCTCTGGCAGTGCCGAGGATGCATACGGCGGCCGCATGGTGATGGCAGAGGatgagcggaggcggcggaggatggtCTCCAACCGGGAGTCCGCCAGGCGGTCGCGCATGCGCAAGCAGCGGCAGCTCACAGAGCTGTGGGCGCAGGTCGTTCACCTCCGTGGCGCCAACCGCCGCCTCCTTGACGACCTGAACCAAGCAATGAGGGGCTGCAGTGACATGTGCTGCGAGAACGCCCAGCTCGAGAAAGAGAAGGCCGAGCTCAGTACCAAACTCGAGCGCCTCATGCAAGCACAGAGCACCACAACGCCAAGCTCCTCATCAGAGCCGCAAGATGACACGTCTACTGAATAA